The proteins below come from a single Prochlorococcus marinus str. MIT 9215 genomic window:
- a CDS encoding TenA family protein: MSITKKLWEDNFEVALQSLNTKFVQGLKNGSLPKIIFQEYLAQDYFFLETFAKAYGLAVSKSKDKYSIRKLSELLMGVSEELILHENYAKEWDIDLSKNYIKKTTKNYTDFLDDTSKRFSSVEIMFAMTPCMRLYSWIGKSLYKEDFDNKYKEWIITYSDESFENLANSLENLIETNKESYDINQAKYLYKRAMELELDFFNAYSDF; the protein is encoded by the coding sequence ATGTCAATTACAAAAAAACTTTGGGAGGATAATTTTGAAGTCGCTCTACAAAGTTTAAATACAAAATTTGTTCAAGGTTTAAAAAACGGAAGCCTCCCTAAAATTATATTTCAAGAATATTTAGCTCAAGATTATTTCTTTTTAGAGACTTTTGCTAAGGCATATGGTCTTGCTGTTTCTAAATCAAAAGACAAGTACTCAATAAGGAAGTTAAGTGAGCTTCTTATGGGCGTTTCAGAAGAATTAATATTGCATGAAAATTATGCAAAAGAATGGGATATTGATTTGTCTAAAAACTATATAAAAAAAACCACAAAAAATTATACAGATTTTCTTGATGATACTTCCAAAAGATTTAGCTCAGTTGAAATAATGTTTGCAATGACTCCATGCATGCGACTTTATTCTTGGATAGGAAAAAGTTTGTATAAAGAGGATTTTGATAATAAATACAAAGAATGGATTATTACATATTCTGATGAAAGCTTTGAAAATTTAGCAAATTCACTTGAAAATCTTATTGAAACTAATAAAGAATCATATGATATTAATCAAGCAAAATATTTATACAAAAGAGCAATGGAACTAGAGTTAGATTTTTTTAATGCATATTCAGATTTCTAA
- a CDS encoding helix-hairpin-helix domain-containing protein — MNLFDYFFSNWNKRKEIISEDSLENSNDLWADSVTTGWEYTCNLLLTTPRICIENDGFITNDTSVKPKLIGEPNNLGKDGDPSGNFGYWVRRHGHEEEFEELANISQNMIYARPSDIGRIPPKSKLEDDFKNFLIDFRIIVESNISIEKKLFMINYELSTKSEAYKDIYKKLVLEKRFPDSFFRNILCELNGVNKNTASILWESGYLTKEQVLNAPYSELIEIKGLGKSLILKIKN; from the coding sequence ATGAATTTATTTGATTATTTTTTCAGCAATTGGAATAAAAGAAAAGAAATTATTTCTGAAGACTCTCTTGAAAATTCTAATGATCTCTGGGCCGATTCTGTCACAACGGGTTGGGAATATACTTGTAATTTATTACTGACAACTCCAAGAATTTGTATAGAAAATGATGGTTTTATTACGAACGATACTTCAGTAAAACCAAAGTTAATAGGTGAACCAAACAATCTCGGAAAAGATGGTGATCCCTCTGGGAATTTTGGCTATTGGGTAAGAAGACATGGACATGAAGAGGAATTTGAAGAATTGGCAAATATTTCTCAAAATATGATTTATGCAAGACCTTCTGATATTGGAAGAATCCCACCCAAATCAAAATTAGAAGATGATTTTAAAAACTTTTTAATTGATTTTAGAATAATTGTTGAATCCAATATTTCTATAGAAAAAAAATTGTTTATGATAAATTACGAATTGAGTACTAAATCAGAAGCTTATAAAGACATTTATAAAAAGTTAGTTTTAGAGAAAAGATTTCCTGATTCTTTCTTTAGAAATATTTTGTGTGAACTAAATGGAGTTAATAAAAATACTGCTTCAATATTGTGGGAATCTGGGTACCTTACTAAAGAACAAGTTCTCAATGCACCTTATAGTGAATTAATAGAAATTAAAGGACTTGGAAAAAGTTTGATTTTAAAAATTAAAAATTAA
- a CDS encoding FAD-binding domain-containing protein, whose translation MKDINILWFKKDLRIDENEALYESLKDNDILPIYIFEIEVWNQKTHSRRQWQFCKESVLDLRNSLKEIGQPLIIRTGNVINIFEEISSKFNVVGIYSHQETGDWVTYKRDKEVKLWAANKKIIWREFLQFSVFRGNINRDDWSKKWKKNTERELIKRPLRISPIDFDIGEIPDEKIFSFKKDECKGSLKGGRKKGIERMQYFFNEKLNSYSKNISSPEKSFDSCSRLSPYISWGCISLKEIFYKANLNKNNNSIMFKSRLTWHCHFIQKLESEPELEFCDFHPYFKNSRTKNTELLLLWSQGNTGYPFIDACMRSLNFNGWINFRMRAMLMSFASYNLWLPWQDSGSELANKFVDYEPGIHWNQCQMQSGTTSINTNRIYNPIKQGKDHDPEGEFIRKWVPELKNVAIDFIHEPWILSKFNCDEYAKLEYIKPIVDISKTSREARKKIQEITQKKGYWDISKKIYLKHGSRKKTALNKKPKKNNNKKQIQHELNLGI comes from the coding sequence ATGAAAGATATAAATATTTTATGGTTCAAAAAGGATCTAAGAATAGATGAAAATGAGGCACTTTATGAATCTTTAAAAGATAACGATATCTTACCAATTTATATATTTGAAATTGAGGTATGGAATCAAAAAACTCATTCAAGGAGGCAATGGCAATTTTGTAAGGAAAGTGTACTAGATTTAAGAAATTCACTGAAAGAAATAGGCCAACCATTAATAATAAGGACAGGAAATGTAATTAACATATTTGAGGAAATCAGCTCTAAATTTAATGTAGTAGGTATATATAGTCACCAAGAAACGGGAGATTGGGTTACTTATAAAAGAGATAAAGAAGTAAAATTATGGGCTGCAAATAAAAAAATAATTTGGAGAGAATTTTTACAATTTTCTGTATTTAGAGGAAATATAAATAGAGATGATTGGTCTAAAAAGTGGAAAAAAAATACTGAGAGAGAATTAATTAAAAGACCATTAAGAATTAGTCCAATTGATTTTGATATTGGGGAAATACCTGACGAAAAAATATTTTCTTTTAAAAAAGATGAATGCAAAGGGAGTTTAAAAGGAGGAAGAAAAAAAGGAATTGAAAGAATGCAATACTTTTTCAATGAAAAATTAAATTCATATTCAAAAAATATTTCAAGTCCAGAAAAATCTTTTGATAGCTGTTCAAGATTATCTCCTTATATTAGTTGGGGATGTATTTCATTAAAAGAGATTTTTTATAAAGCAAATTTAAATAAAAATAATAATTCCATAATGTTTAAGAGTAGATTAACTTGGCATTGTCATTTCATTCAGAAACTTGAAAGCGAACCAGAATTGGAATTCTGTGATTTCCACCCCTATTTTAAAAACAGTAGAACAAAAAATACTGAATTACTTTTATTATGGAGTCAAGGTAATACTGGTTATCCTTTTATAGATGCTTGTATGCGTTCATTAAACTTTAATGGGTGGATTAACTTCAGAATGCGCGCAATGCTAATGTCTTTTGCAAGCTATAATTTATGGTTGCCTTGGCAAGATTCAGGTTCAGAATTAGCAAATAAATTTGTAGATTATGAGCCTGGAATACATTGGAATCAATGCCAAATGCAGTCTGGAACAACCTCTATAAATACTAACAGAATTTATAATCCGATTAAGCAGGGTAAAGATCATGACCCTGAAGGTGAATTTATAAGAAAATGGGTACCAGAATTAAAAAACGTAGCCATTGATTTTATTCATGAGCCTTGGATACTAAGCAAATTTAATTGTGACGAATACGCGAAATTAGAATACATTAAACCAATTGTTGATATTTCTAAAACATCTAGGGAAGCTAGGAAAAAAATTCAAGAAATCACACAAAAAAAAGGATACTGGGATATATCAAAAAAAATATATTTGAAGCATGGCTCAAGGAAAAAAACAGCCCTTAATAAAAAACCTAAAAAAAACAATAACAAAAAACAAATCCAACATGAATTAAATTTAGGAATTTAA
- a CDS encoding DUF2834 domain-containing protein codes for MWSKIRLTIYGTTAIAGILWPFYFIIQFINLVRNGNIQGTFIDIGNAFFDDAWITPTSGFISADTAILLIAIFVFYAAEGKRLKLRFWGIYFPLTFIISLAFSFGAFMFIRELEINKELNETD; via the coding sequence ATGTGGTCTAAGATAAGACTTACCATTTATGGAACTACAGCTATAGCAGGAATATTGTGGCCATTTTATTTTATTATTCAGTTTATTAATTTGGTAAGAAACGGAAACATCCAAGGTACTTTCATAGATATAGGGAACGCTTTTTTTGATGATGCATGGATAACGCCTACCTCGGGATTTATATCTGCCGATACAGCTATTCTTCTTATAGCTATTTTTGTTTTTTATGCGGCTGAAGGGAAAAGACTAAAATTACGTTTTTGGGGTATTTATTTCCCGCTAACATTCATTATTTCGCTCGCTTTTTCATTTGGTGCGTTTATGTTTATTCGTGAACTAGAAATTAATAAAGAGCTAAATGAAACTGATTAA
- a CDS encoding glutamate dehydrogenase gives MVNLQTQLKSEVGVLAEYISDELSVFIVAENRPEDHPANGGLRLLNYETDMECLQDGFRLANLMKSKHDLYSTGFSGGKVVARSSDISSVKEKLISVTSELLENLDGRMITGCDLNTDMNDMEKLYKLTPHVLAAVNSNVDASTATAMGVIGAFEAFEKCINCDLSNGVLVHGCGSVGSKVAYELIKRDIKTYVVDIDLEKTDIEGAISLGNDKNWYRKNFDVIIPCSISGLINKNISQFLLNSKAIISAANAPFENDKITQKLRDSNVVIVPDPLVNAGAVIADSIERYAPVKWSKTSPEKVYNFVKNEVKKKCISYLALEQSGLSSQEILELIKNEKQEIIGESF, from the coding sequence ATGGTTAATTTACAAACTCAATTAAAAAGTGAAGTAGGTGTCCTCGCTGAATACATAAGTGATGAATTATCAGTTTTCATAGTTGCTGAAAATAGACCTGAAGATCACCCTGCCAATGGAGGTTTAAGGCTTCTTAATTATGAAACTGATATGGAATGTCTTCAGGATGGGTTCAGACTTGCGAATCTTATGAAGAGTAAACATGATCTATATTCCACTGGTTTTTCTGGCGGGAAAGTTGTTGCGAGATCTTCAGATATTTCATCAGTGAAAGAAAAACTTATCTCAGTAACATCTGAACTTCTAGAAAATCTTGATGGCAGGATGATAACCGGATGTGACTTGAATACTGATATGAATGATATGGAAAAATTATATAAATTGACGCCTCATGTCCTTGCAGCTGTTAATAGTAATGTTGATGCTAGTACTGCCACTGCGATGGGAGTTATAGGTGCCTTCGAAGCTTTTGAAAAATGTATTAATTGTGATCTTTCAAATGGTGTTCTGGTTCATGGATGCGGTTCGGTTGGCAGTAAAGTCGCTTATGAATTAATTAAAAGAGATATAAAAACTTATGTTGTTGATATTGATTTAGAAAAAACTGATATTGAGGGTGCTATTTCTCTTGGAAATGACAAAAATTGGTATAGAAAGAATTTTGATGTAATTATCCCTTGCTCAATCTCGGGATTAATAAATAAAAATATTTCTCAGTTTCTTTTAAATTCTAAAGCTATTATTTCAGCTGCTAATGCTCCTTTTGAAAATGATAAGATTACTCAAAAGTTGAGAGATTCAAATGTTGTTATAGTCCCTGATCCTCTTGTTAATGCAGGAGCTGTAATAGCTGATTCAATTGAAAGATATGCTCCGGTTAAATGGTCTAAAACATCACCTGAAAAGGTATATAATTTCGTAAAGAATGAAGTAAAGAAAAAATGTATTTCTTACCTTGCTCTTGAGCAGAGTGGATTATCTTCTCAGGAAATTTTAGAATTAATAAAAAATGAAAAGCAAGAAATTATAGGAGAGTCTTTTTAA
- the thiD gene encoding bifunctional hydroxymethylpyrimidine kinase/phosphomethylpyrimidine kinase, with the protein MYSKIALSIGGSDSGGGAGIQADLRTFMALKVHGCSVVTCITAQNSFEVACVEAVEKNTLLSQLDVLFSDFSIDALKTGMLLNESIIKDTASKLNTYKINKIIDPVMVTRTGSKLLEDSAINAYKKLLLPIADLVTPNIYEANLLSGLEIRNKEDIENSAKIIIGLGAKAVLIKGGGLKDMKGKDFFLDFNGRKEWFYNNFINTKNTHGSGCTLSAAICGFKALGFDLIDSIQKAKLFVEKSLENSYKIGSGPGPLGHH; encoded by the coding sequence ATGTATTCTAAAATTGCGCTTTCAATAGGCGGTAGTGACTCGGGAGGTGGGGCAGGAATTCAGGCTGACCTCAGAACTTTTATGGCCCTTAAAGTACATGGATGCTCTGTTGTTACATGTATTACTGCACAAAATAGTTTTGAAGTTGCATGCGTTGAAGCAGTAGAGAAGAATACTTTATTAAGTCAGTTAGACGTCTTATTTTCTGATTTTAGTATTGATGCTTTAAAAACTGGAATGTTACTAAATGAAAGTATTATTAAGGATACTGCATCAAAACTAAATACATATAAAATCAACAAAATTATTGACCCAGTAATGGTTACAAGAACTGGGTCAAAATTACTGGAAGATTCTGCCATTAATGCTTATAAAAAACTCTTATTACCAATTGCGGATTTGGTAACTCCAAATATTTATGAAGCAAATCTGTTGTCCGGTTTAGAAATAAGAAATAAAGAAGATATTGAGAATTCTGCAAAAATTATTATTGGACTTGGAGCTAAAGCAGTTCTCATTAAAGGCGGCGGTTTAAAAGATATGAAAGGGAAAGATTTTTTTCTGGATTTTAATGGAAGAAAAGAGTGGTTTTATAATAATTTTATAAATACAAAAAATACCCACGGAAGTGGTTGTACTTTAAGTGCTGCTATTTGTGGTTTCAAAGCTCTAGGTTTTGATTTAATTGATTCAATACAAAAAGCAAAATTATTTGTTGAAAAATCTTTAGAGAATTCCTACAAAATTGGATCTGGGCCTGGTCCCTTAGGTCATCATTGA
- the pip gene encoding prolyl aminopeptidase: MKDQVLYPKIEVREKGFLQVSDIHSIYWERSGNPNGKKILVIHGGPGGGSQPRYRRYFDPDKFDIIQFDQRGCGYSTPFSELKENTTNHLVDDIEKLRILFKIDSWHLFGGSWGSTLSLIYAIKNPSRVMSLTLRGIFLCRKFELLWFYQYGASEIFPDEFEEYISVIPKEERNDLISSFYKYLTSSDANLRSRAALAWTKWELSTSHLVNKKFDFDNSQANSFSDAFARIECHYFINNIFLEDNFILNNINIIEMIPTTIIQGRYDVVCPVRSAWDLNKQLKNSELIIVDDAGHSMSEKGITIKLIQALKDL; the protein is encoded by the coding sequence ATGAAAGATCAAGTATTGTATCCGAAAATTGAAGTCCGTGAAAAGGGTTTTTTACAAGTTAGTGATATTCATTCTATTTATTGGGAAAGATCTGGTAATCCAAATGGAAAAAAAATACTGGTTATTCATGGAGGTCCAGGAGGAGGAAGTCAACCAAGATATAGAAGATACTTTGATCCAGATAAATTTGATATTATTCAATTTGACCAAAGAGGTTGCGGTTACTCAACACCTTTCTCCGAATTAAAAGAAAATACGACTAATCATTTAGTTGATGATATTGAGAAATTAAGGATTCTCTTTAAAATAGATAGTTGGCATTTGTTTGGCGGATCTTGGGGATCAACACTTTCACTTATATATGCTATTAAAAATCCTTCAAGAGTTATGAGCTTAACTTTGCGAGGAATATTTTTATGCAGAAAGTTTGAATTGTTATGGTTTTATCAATATGGTGCAAGTGAGATATTCCCCGATGAATTTGAAGAATATATTTCTGTGATACCAAAAGAAGAAAGAAATGATTTAATAAGTTCTTTTTATAAATATCTAACATCTTCAGATGCGAATCTTAGATCAAGAGCTGCATTAGCTTGGACAAAATGGGAACTCTCAACTAGTCATTTAGTAAATAAAAAATTTGATTTTGATAACTCCCAAGCTAACTCTTTTTCAGATGCTTTTGCAAGAATTGAATGTCATTATTTTATCAATAATATTTTCTTAGAAGATAATTTTATTTTGAATAATATAAATATCATAGAAATGATACCAACAACAATAATACAAGGCAGATATGACGTTGTATGTCCTGTGAGAAGTGCTTGGGATCTGAATAAGCAATTAAAGAATTCTGAATTGATTATCGTTGATGATGCTGGCCATTCAATGAGTGAAAAAGGCATAACTATTAAATTAATTCAAGCTCTCAAAGATCTTTAG
- a CDS encoding FAD-dependent oxidoreductase — MNNINIPEHIDVAIIGGGMAGLSAAASLSQMGVKNVAVFESEKLAHCDGSSFGESRMYREMYSDPVLCKLAKESNKLWAEQESVSKYSLRKEHGLLFYGESWDQETIEGSIPGAQKVMDEQNIPYEFLTSEKISERFPIKPKDNFVGLFEPSAGAILSNKAIENWIEIIRNNGNQIYEGCRIKRIDGKNNSLEIIGNQSVSFDQLIVASGMWTNELLEPLGLRQDLKIWPMLWAHYLVDEDFINSYPQWFCFQKSRGDDGGLYYGFPVLSRNKNNVPRIKVGIDWTPPELIGGDEDAMKKPFMEPLIKMLDDFMINNFDGVISCDETFVSPYTMTNDVNFILDKPKSNITVFSGGSGQSFKFAPLIGKCLAEKALNKNCSFEISCWEFDRFLTTK, encoded by the coding sequence ATGAATAATATTAATATCCCTGAACATATTGATGTGGCCATTATCGGCGGAGGTATGGCAGGCCTCAGTGCAGCAGCATCATTAAGTCAAATGGGTGTAAAAAATGTAGCTGTTTTTGAATCTGAAAAACTTGCTCATTGCGATGGCAGTAGTTTTGGAGAGTCCAGAATGTATAGAGAAATGTATTCTGATCCTGTGCTATGCAAACTTGCTAAAGAATCAAATAAATTATGGGCTGAGCAGGAATCAGTATCAAAATATTCTCTTAGAAAAGAACATGGATTATTGTTTTATGGTGAATCCTGGGATCAAGAAACCATAGAAGGTTCCATACCTGGTGCTCAGAAAGTTATGGATGAGCAAAATATACCTTATGAGTTTTTAACATCTGAAAAGATTTCTGAAAGATTTCCTATAAAACCTAAAGATAATTTTGTAGGACTTTTTGAACCAAGTGCAGGAGCAATATTAAGTAATAAAGCGATTGAAAATTGGATTGAAATCATAAGAAATAATGGCAATCAGATTTACGAAGGCTGCAGAATTAAAAGAATAGACGGCAAAAATAATTCTCTTGAAATAATAGGAAATCAATCTGTAAGTTTTGATCAATTAATAGTTGCATCTGGAATGTGGACTAATGAATTATTGGAACCATTAGGTTTAAGACAAGATTTAAAAATTTGGCCGATGCTCTGGGCTCATTATCTGGTTGATGAGGATTTCATAAATAGTTATCCGCAATGGTTCTGCTTCCAAAAATCAAGAGGAGATGATGGTGGTTTGTATTATGGTTTCCCCGTCTTAAGTCGAAATAAAAATAATGTTCCCAGAATAAAAGTTGGAATTGATTGGACACCTCCAGAATTAATTGGTGGTGATGAGGATGCTATGAAAAAACCTTTTATGGAACCTCTAATAAAAATGCTTGATGATTTTATGATCAATAATTTCGATGGTGTAATAAGTTGTGATGAAACTTTTGTCAGTCCATATACAATGACAAATGATGTTAATTTTATTCTCGATAAACCTAAGTCAAATATCACTGTTTTTTCAGGTGGATCTGGCCAGTCATTTAAATTTGCACCACTAATTGGTAAATGTCTTGCGGAAAAAGCATTAAATAAAAATTGTAGTTTTGAAATAAGCTGCTGGGAATTTGATAGATTTCTTACTACAAAATAA
- a CDS encoding CPBP family intramembrane glutamic endopeptidase, whose amino-acid sequence MKNIKILAKSFFLLKPKFLSTIFFIPILYGIGWAFSQPLLLLNFEKENLSLIGTIFTFLLFIFLLPYWFNIKRNISSTWLLLGITKHKFLKNFVSFSQGILFALFLIILILVPLLQQNCISWIGEFSLSILLNSIVLGLGVGFAEEIIFRGWLLEELKFEYGTKISIAIQAIVFSYVHNFSNELFWNMIGLRLGFILLGIFLSLVRIRDQGSLWNCIGIHGGLVGIWFLLNNGLIEFKENTPSFLAGPFTQNTPNPIGSFSAILILLLLCIFYTVQSKKIFTRRIN is encoded by the coding sequence ATGAAAAATATAAAAATATTAGCTAAAAGCTTTTTTCTTTTAAAACCAAAATTTTTATCCACTATATTTTTTATTCCAATTCTTTATGGCATTGGCTGGGCTTTTTCTCAGCCTTTATTATTATTGAATTTTGAAAAAGAAAATTTATCCTTAATTGGTACTATTTTTACTTTTTTACTTTTTATATTTTTACTCCCATATTGGTTTAATATCAAACGCAATATATCAAGTACATGGTTACTTTTAGGGATAACTAAACACAAATTCTTAAAAAACTTTGTCAGTTTTTCTCAAGGTATTTTATTCGCTTTATTTTTAATAATTCTAATTCTGGTGCCACTATTGCAACAAAATTGTATTTCTTGGATAGGTGAATTCTCCCTTAGCATTTTGTTAAATTCTATTGTACTTGGATTAGGTGTTGGATTCGCAGAAGAAATAATTTTTAGAGGCTGGTTACTAGAAGAATTAAAGTTTGAATATGGTACAAAAATATCCATAGCCATACAAGCTATAGTTTTTAGTTATGTTCATAATTTCTCAAATGAGCTCTTTTGGAATATGATTGGATTGCGTTTAGGATTTATTTTACTAGGGATATTTCTATCATTAGTAAGAATTAGAGATCAAGGTTCTTTGTGGAATTGCATAGGAATTCATGGAGGACTAGTGGGTATTTGGTTTTTATTAAATAACGGATTAATAGAATTCAAAGAAAATACACCTTCTTTTTTAGCAGGGCCTTTTACACAAAATACTCCAAACCCAATAGGAAGCTTTAGTGCAATTTTAATATTACTTTTATTATGTATTTTTTATACCGTACAATCAAAAAAGATTTTTACTAGACGTATTAATTAG
- a CDS encoding cupin domain-containing protein, with amino-acid sequence MKFNQKNLEIIKKFNLSPYPEGGWFSEIVRSKNYLIRKDDQSRNFITGIYSLFEKNY; translated from the coding sequence GTGAAATTTAATCAAAAAAATTTAGAAATAATAAAAAAATTTAATTTATCTCCATATCCCGAAGGTGGATGGTTTAGTGAGATCGTAAGAAGTAAGAATTATCTAATAAGGAAAGACGATCAAAGTAGAAACTTCATTACCGGAATTTATTCTCTTTTTGAGAAGAATTACTAA